From Verrucomicrobiota bacterium JB022, one genomic window encodes:
- a CDS encoding transglutaminase family protein — protein MAIHASLYHCTHYKYERPVTLYPQVIRLRPAPHCRTPIVSYSLKASPEGYFINWQQDPHGNYLARIVYPEKITEFKVEVDVVAEMTVVNPFDFFLEDYAEQFPFAYKSNALRDLEPFMDTSESEGPLFEEYFKQFVGIEKQTVHFLVDLNQRIQQDIGYIVRMEPGVQTPEETLQKRTGSCRDSAWLLVHVLRRLGLAARFASGYLIQLTPDIKSIDGPSGTENDFTDLHAWAEVFLPGAGWVGLDPTSGLLAGEGHIPLACSPHPIGAAPITGGVEPNKTEFDFAMEVKRVREAPRVTYPYDDAAWQRLNALGNEVDRRLQAGDVRLTMGGEPTFVSIDDPDGPEWNVAAVGPGKRRLSEVLLRKMRATYGKGGFTHYGQGKWYPGESLPRWALTCYWRRDGESIWGDPRWLASIDQDYGFKAADAERFSRELCATMGITAEYVEAAYEDIWYYLWKEQKLPVNVDPLESKLSDPEERARLGRVFESGLDNPRGYILPLQQMWQARASGLRWRTGPWCSRQQNIYLLPGDSPIGLRLPIDGLPWVSAANYPYIIHPDPTSPVAPLPPHQAFLRQFEERARALLQSSRRGESTGEFGPRSQPGSSIGGPEDTLAQPEAGGRGRVRSKRTAMPQQEASEAVRTALCIEARNGQLFVFFPPVSSTDAYLELLSAVEATAARLEMPVFIEGERPPPDPRLESFSITPDPGVIEVNIHPSQSWSELVSRTETLYQLARESRLGTEKFMLDGRHCGTGGGNHIVLGAATPLESPFLRRPDLLRSMLAYWHQHPSLSYMFSGLFVGPTSQSPRVDEARNDSLYELELAFREVDKIGEAPPSWLVDRIFRNLLIDVTGNTHRAEFCIDKLYNPDRSSGRLGLLELRSFEMPPHARMSLAQQLLLRALVAWFWERPYNPQRLSRWGTQLHDRWMLPHFVWEDFKEVLTDLGRAGLPFEQLWFQSHREFRFPGYGHITFGETELELRQALEPWHVMGEEGFAGGTVRFVDSSVERLQVRVTHFNADRYIVACNGRKCPLVPTKVEGEFVAGVRYRAWQPPSGLHPTQPVDTPLVFDIIDTWSQRSMAGCTYHVGHPGGRNYDHFPINSYEAEGRRRARFEPIGHTPGQLNRLPEDEINPDFPLTLDLRRNR, from the coding sequence ATGGCCATTCACGCCAGTCTGTACCACTGCACCCATTACAAGTATGAACGCCCGGTGACGCTTTACCCGCAGGTCATCCGCCTGCGCCCGGCACCTCACTGCCGCACGCCGATCGTCAGCTACTCGCTGAAGGCGTCGCCGGAGGGCTACTTCATCAACTGGCAGCAAGACCCGCACGGCAACTACCTGGCCCGGATCGTCTACCCCGAGAAAATCACCGAGTTCAAGGTGGAGGTCGACGTGGTGGCCGAGATGACGGTGGTCAACCCCTTCGATTTCTTCCTGGAAGACTACGCCGAGCAGTTTCCCTTCGCCTACAAGAGCAACGCCTTGCGCGATCTCGAGCCCTTCATGGATACCAGCGAATCGGAGGGCCCGCTGTTCGAGGAATATTTTAAACAGTTCGTGGGCATTGAGAAACAGACGGTCCACTTTCTGGTCGATTTAAACCAGCGGATCCAGCAAGACATCGGTTACATCGTCCGGATGGAGCCGGGGGTCCAGACACCGGAGGAAACGCTGCAAAAACGTACCGGCTCCTGTCGCGACAGTGCATGGCTGCTCGTGCACGTCCTGCGCCGCCTCGGCTTGGCCGCCCGCTTCGCCAGCGGTTACCTGATCCAGCTCACACCCGATATCAAGAGTATCGACGGCCCGTCTGGAACGGAGAACGATTTTACCGACTTGCACGCCTGGGCGGAAGTGTTCCTGCCCGGCGCCGGTTGGGTGGGGCTCGACCCGACCAGCGGCTTGCTCGCCGGCGAAGGCCACATCCCGCTGGCCTGCTCACCACATCCCATCGGCGCAGCCCCCATCACCGGCGGCGTGGAGCCCAACAAGACCGAGTTTGACTTTGCGATGGAGGTCAAGCGGGTGCGCGAAGCCCCGCGGGTCACATACCCTTACGACGATGCCGCCTGGCAACGCCTCAACGCTTTGGGCAACGAGGTCGACCGGCGGCTGCAGGCGGGCGACGTCCGCCTGACGATGGGAGGCGAGCCCACCTTCGTCTCAATCGACGATCCAGACGGCCCGGAATGGAACGTGGCCGCAGTAGGGCCGGGCAAGCGTCGCCTGAGCGAGGTGCTGCTGCGCAAGATGCGGGCGACCTACGGCAAAGGCGGCTTTACCCACTACGGCCAAGGTAAATGGTATCCGGGCGAATCCCTGCCGCGCTGGGCACTCACCTGCTACTGGCGCCGCGACGGCGAATCCATCTGGGGCGACCCGCGCTGGCTCGCGTCCATCGACCAGGACTACGGCTTCAAGGCCGCCGATGCGGAGCGTTTTTCCCGTGAGCTGTGCGCCACGATGGGCATCACGGCCGAGTATGTAGAAGCGGCCTACGAAGACATCTGGTATTACCTCTGGAAAGAGCAGAAGCTGCCGGTCAACGTCGACCCGCTGGAGTCGAAATTATCCGACCCCGAAGAGCGCGCTCGCCTGGGCCGCGTCTTCGAATCCGGGCTCGACAACCCGCGCGGCTATATCCTGCCGCTGCAACAGATGTGGCAGGCTCGGGCCAGCGGCCTGCGTTGGCGCACCGGCCCTTGGTGCTCGCGCCAGCAAAACATCTACCTGCTGCCCGGCGATTCGCCCATCGGCCTGCGCCTGCCGATCGATGGACTGCCGTGGGTCAGTGCGGCCAATTACCCTTACATCATCCATCCCGACCCCACTTCGCCAGTTGCTCCGCTGCCGCCGCACCAAGCCTTTCTGCGGCAGTTCGAAGAGCGTGCGCGGGCGCTGCTCCAGTCGTCGCGACGCGGCGAATCGACTGGCGAATTCGGCCCCCGGAGCCAACCCGGCTCCAGCATCGGCGGACCGGAAGACACGCTGGCCCAACCGGAGGCCGGTGGTCGTGGCCGCGTGCGCTCCAAGCGAACTGCCATGCCGCAGCAGGAGGCCTCGGAGGCCGTCCGCACAGCCCTGTGCATCGAAGCCCGCAACGGCCAGCTCTTTGTCTTCTTCCCGCCCGTTTCGAGCACCGACGCCTATCTGGAGCTGCTCTCGGCGGTAGAAGCGACAGCAGCCCGGCTGGAAATGCCCGTCTTTATCGAAGGCGAGCGCCCGCCGCCCGACCCGCGCCTCGAATCCTTCAGCATCACGCCCGACCCGGGGGTAATCGAAGTCAACATCCACCCGTCGCAGTCGTGGAGCGAACTGGTCTCGCGCACCGAAACGCTGTACCAGCTAGCCCGCGAATCGCGCTTGGGCACGGAGAAGTTCATGCTCGACGGCCGCCACTGCGGCACCGGCGGGGGCAATCACATCGTGCTTGGGGCCGCTACGCCCCTGGAAAGCCCGTTCCTGCGCCGCCCGGATCTGCTCCGCAGCATGCTGGCTTATTGGCACCAGCACCCATCGCTTTCCTACATGTTCTCGGGGCTCTTCGTGGGGCCGACGAGCCAGAGCCCGCGCGTAGACGAGGCCCGCAACGACTCGCTCTACGAGCTGGAGCTTGCTTTCCGCGAAGTCGACAAGATCGGCGAAGCCCCGCCGTCGTGGCTGGTCGACCGTATCTTCCGCAACCTGCTGATCGACGTTACGGGCAATACCCACCGAGCCGAATTCTGCATCGACAAGCTCTACAACCCCGACCGTTCGAGCGGTCGCCTAGGTTTGCTGGAGCTGCGCAGCTTCGAGATGCCGCCTCATGCCCGTATGAGCCTGGCACAGCAGCTTTTATTGCGCGCGCTGGTCGCGTGGTTCTGGGAGCGCCCCTACAACCCGCAGCGTCTCTCGCGCTGGGGCACGCAGCTGCATGACCGCTGGATGCTGCCGCACTTTGTGTGGGAAGACTTCAAGGAAGTCCTTACCGATCTGGGCCGCGCGGGCCTGCCGTTCGAGCAACTGTGGTTCCAGTCGCACCGTGAGTTCCGCTTCCCCGGCTACGGCCACATCACCTTTGGCGAAACCGAGCTCGAGCTGCGCCAGGCCCTGGAGCCGTGGCACGTGATGGGCGAAGAAGGCTTTGCGGGCGGCACCGTGCGCTTCGTCGATTCGTCGGTCGAACGCCTGCAGGTGCGCGTGACCCACTTCAATGCCGACCGCTACATCGTGGCCTGCAACGGTCGCAAATGCCCGCTGGTGCCGACCAAGGTCGAGGGCGAATTCGTGGCTGGCGTCCGCTACCGTGCCTGGCAGCCGCCGTCTGGCCTGCACCCCACTCAGCCGGTCGACACTCCGCTGGTCTTCGACATCATCGACACCTGGTCCCAACGGTCGATGGCTGGCTGCACCTACCACGTCGGTCACCCGGGCGGGCGTAACTACGATCACTTCCCGATCAACAGCTATGAGGCCGAAGGGCGCCGCCGCGCACGCTTCGAGCCGATCGGCCATACGCCGGGTCAACTCAACCGCCTGCCGGAAGACGAGATCAACCCCGACTTCCCGTTGACGCTCGACCTCCGCCGCAACCGCTAG
- a CDS encoding putative zinc-binding peptidase gives MKLFFCQQCGNAVYFENTSCVRCGAHLGFVPEIAKLVNFEVASETSWRRMGDRREFRPCANRDHHLSCNWMVPAESESEFCLSCSLSRTIPNLDDERRIELWVDIERAKRRLIYSLLRFGLIGENGHPLPQPQFDLLSPEVQKDPVMTGHANGLITLNIEEADPAHREKVRSELDEPYRTLLGHFRHESAHFYWEAFFGAGQGVEEFRRVFGDEREDYQKALEAHYAQGPQPGWEQQFVTAYAASHPWEDWAETWAHYFHIVDLLETALHFGINLRPDLRGQLEADASAASFDPYTADDFPTIVDRWLPITLALNSLNRSIGQPDAYPFVLSSAVTEKLAYIHRLVRERGVVS, from the coding sequence ATGAAGCTCTTTTTTTGTCAGCAGTGCGGCAATGCCGTGTATTTCGAGAATACGTCGTGCGTGCGTTGTGGTGCGCACCTGGGTTTTGTGCCGGAGATCGCCAAGCTGGTAAACTTTGAGGTGGCCAGCGAAACCTCGTGGCGACGAATGGGCGACCGCCGCGAATTTCGCCCCTGTGCCAATCGCGACCACCATTTGAGCTGCAACTGGATGGTGCCGGCGGAGAGCGAAAGCGAATTCTGCCTCTCATGCAGCCTCAGCCGCACAATCCCCAACCTCGACGACGAGCGGCGGATCGAGCTGTGGGTAGACATCGAGCGGGCCAAGCGCCGGCTGATCTACTCGCTGCTGCGCTTTGGGCTGATCGGCGAAAACGGGCACCCGCTTCCCCAGCCGCAGTTCGACCTGCTCTCGCCCGAAGTGCAAAAAGACCCGGTGATGACGGGGCACGCCAACGGGCTGATCACTCTGAACATCGAGGAGGCCGACCCCGCCCACCGCGAAAAGGTACGCTCGGAGCTGGACGAGCCGTATCGCACGCTCTTGGGGCACTTTCGGCATGAGTCGGCCCACTTTTATTGGGAAGCGTTTTTCGGCGCAGGGCAGGGGGTCGAGGAATTTCGCCGTGTCTTTGGCGATGAGCGGGAAGATTACCAGAAGGCTCTTGAGGCCCACTATGCCCAAGGTCCGCAGCCGGGCTGGGAGCAGCAGTTTGTAACCGCCTACGCCGCTTCCCACCCCTGGGAAGACTGGGCCGAGACCTGGGCCCACTACTTCCACATCGTGGATCTGCTGGAGACCGCCTTGCACTTTGGGATCAACCTGCGCCCAGACTTGCGCGGCCAACTGGAAGCCGATGCCAGCGCGGCCAGCTTCGACCCGTATACGGCAGACGACTTCCCCACCATCGTGGATCGCTGGTTGCCCATCACGCTGGCACTGAATAGCCTGAACCGCAGCATTGGCCAGCCCGACGCCTATCCCTTCGTCCTGTCCTCCGCCGTGACGGAAAAGCTGGCCTATATCCACCGCCTGGTGCGGGAGCGAGGCGTGGTATCCTGA
- a CDS encoding DUF4384 domain-containing protein: MSAQDEPQKGTGLIFDVQAYRAVPYKAPVTADTYANLPVAANLEKYCPTPGDQGRYSTCTAFAVGYHLRTILYGIEQQQTSRAQLDRHIFSPTFVYEKIKDESDLDCMQGSSPVAALELLRSVGIPTLATVPYLCGSAIGTDAMLEATAYPILDYQILYGTDLADTDPIKTLSVKKSLSEGSPVVIGFKVHQSFYQSGAVWKEQESDRGPTGQHGLHAMVVVGYDDARAGGSMRVMNSWGTRWGDKGFVWIPYEDFNRNCIMALQAYGKRPARPTPRPGPDGKTPELPPLLQGKVAFEERDGTPMAAIKVVPPEDRSNQTRYVGYRMARSYASGTRFRFYITTNTDCYLYAFATDLTGEITTILPFQDNMSPHIGPNSTIAFPSERKVVRMDRQPGTDYLLMLYSEEPLDVEALKAAMEANSGTLSLKVAQALGSRIVPEQYIQFDPDQIGFTVTQKTRGSVVPLMVEIQHD, from the coding sequence TTGTCGGCGCAAGACGAGCCCCAAAAGGGCACGGGCCTGATCTTCGACGTTCAGGCCTACCGGGCGGTGCCTTACAAAGCGCCGGTGACGGCAGATACTTACGCCAACCTGCCGGTTGCGGCGAACCTGGAGAAGTATTGTCCGACCCCCGGAGACCAAGGCCGCTACTCCACCTGCACGGCGTTTGCGGTAGGCTACCACTTGCGCACGATCCTTTACGGGATCGAGCAACAACAGACGTCGCGCGCCCAGCTAGATCGCCATATATTCTCGCCGACGTTCGTCTACGAGAAGATCAAGGACGAGAGCGATCTGGACTGCATGCAGGGCTCTAGCCCGGTGGCGGCACTGGAGCTGCTGCGCTCGGTGGGCATCCCAACCCTGGCTACCGTGCCCTACCTCTGCGGTTCGGCCATTGGGACAGACGCGATGCTGGAAGCGACCGCCTACCCGATTCTCGATTATCAAATCCTCTACGGCACCGACCTGGCCGATACCGATCCGATCAAAACCCTGTCGGTCAAGAAGTCGCTCTCGGAGGGCAGCCCGGTCGTAATCGGCTTCAAGGTGCACCAGAGCTTTTACCAGTCTGGCGCGGTGTGGAAAGAGCAGGAGAGCGACCGAGGCCCCACAGGACAACACGGGCTCCACGCCATGGTGGTGGTGGGCTACGACGATGCCCGCGCAGGCGGCTCGATGCGGGTCATGAATAGCTGGGGCACGCGCTGGGGTGACAAAGGCTTCGTCTGGATCCCTTACGAAGATTTCAACCGCAACTGCATCATGGCGTTGCAGGCCTACGGCAAGCGCCCTGCCCGCCCTACCCCGAGGCCGGGGCCCGATGGCAAGACGCCCGAGCTGCCTCCGCTGCTGCAGGGCAAGGTTGCGTTTGAAGAGCGCGACGGCACGCCCATGGCGGCCATCAAGGTGGTGCCGCCGGAAGATCGCAGCAACCAGACGCGCTACGTCGGCTACCGCATGGCGCGCTCCTATGCTTCGGGCACGCGCTTCCGTTTTTACATCACCACCAATACCGACTGCTACCTCTATGCCTTCGCAACCGATCTGACGGGCGAGATTACGACCATCCTGCCGTTTCAGGACAACATGTCGCCGCATATCGGGCCGAATAGCACGATTGCCTTCCCCTCCGAGCGCAAAGTGGTGCGGATGGACCGGCAGCCCGGCACCGACTATCTGCTAATGCTCTACTCGGAAGAGCCGCTCGACGTCGAAGCGCTCAAGGCGGCGATGGAAGCCAATTCGGGCACCCTCTCGCTCAAGGTGGCCCAGGCACTCGGTTCACGCATCGTGCCCGAGCAATATATCCAGTTCGACCCCGACCAGATCGGCTTCACCGTTACC